Proteins co-encoded in one Oncorhynchus kisutch isolate 150728-3 linkage group LG1, Okis_V2, whole genome shotgun sequence genomic window:
- the LOC109889731 gene encoding SERTA domain-containing protein 2-like, which translates to MLGNGVKRKLDEDDLEEGKAPLTSAAAGSHSRINYTLQRQTVLNISLMKLYGPARTPATEPALQRRVLINNVIRRIHHEFKEEGGAGLRALFFAVPPPAPNITEDEGYHEAPSSTFSGVLSPPLSPLSSLDSGLTPASLLEDDPPLFFALPPSSPHPLGHHPLSPRPSAPPPPPAKDSFSSALEEIEELCPIAVTTSPTSSLPLSPPPSPQPPPSLPAGMDMKEEGRTYSPKDKESLLLDDGQAAKTVLADPPSAPADLSPSSGGFLTDFALDDILFTDIDTSMYDFNPPCGTSSIPPNLGVSKTTPMVTADDLVKTLSSYSGGGVGSPPLAQNQPFKMDLAELDHIMEVLVGS; encoded by the coding sequence ATGTTGGGTAACGGTGTGAAGCGCAAACTGGATGAGGACGACCTGGAGGAGGGCAAGGCGCCCCTCACGTCAGCGGCCGCGGGCAGCCACTCCAGGATTAACTACACACTGCAGCGCCAGACGGTGCTAAACATCTCCCTGATGAAGCTATATGGGCCGGCGCGGACGCCCGCCACCGAGCCTGCCCTGCAGCGCCGCGTGCTCATCAACAACGTCATCCGCCGCATCCACCACGAGTTCAAAGAGGAAGGCGGCGCGGGGCTGCGCGCACTCTTCTTCGCTGTCCCGCCGCCGGCGCCGAACATCACCGAGGACGAGGGCTACCACGAAGCTCCGTCATCCACGTTCAGCGGCGTCCTCTCCCCGCCCCTCTCGCCGCTGTCGTCGCTGGATTCTGGTTTGACCCCGGCCTCGCTCCTGGAGGACGACCCACCACTGTTCTTCGCCTTGCCGCCGTCCTCACCCCACCCCCTGGGTCACCACCCTCTCTCGCCGAGACCGTCAGCGCCTCCCCCACCACCCGCCAAGGACAGCTTCTCCTCAGCTTTGGAGGAGATCGAGGAGCTGTGCCCCATCGCAGTGACAACCTCTCCTACCTCCTCCCTACCTTTGTCTCCTCCACCTTCACCCCAGCCCCCACCCTCTCTACCAGCAGGGATGGACAtgaaagaggaagggaggacaTACAGCCCAAAGGACAAGGAGTCGCTCTTGCTGGACGATGGTCAGGCTGCAAAAACCGTGTTGGCAGACCCGCCCAGCGCCCCAGCAGACTTGTCGCCCTCCTCCGGTGGCTTCCTCACTGACTTTGCTCTGGATGACATTCTATTCACGGACATCGACACCTCCATGTATGACTTTAACCCCCCCTGCGGCACCTCTTCAATACCGCCGAACTTGGGGGTGTCCAAAACGACCCCCATGGTCACTGCAGACGACCTGGTCAAGACTCTGTCCAGTTACAGCGGGGGAGGGGTGGGCTCTCCCCCTCTGGCTCAAAACCAGCCCTTCAAAATGGACCTGGCTGAGCTCGACCACATTATGGAAGTCCTGGTGGGGTCTTGA